Proteins encoded together in one Stigmatella aurantiaca window:
- a CDS encoding peptidylprolyl isomerase has product MNSISVPLLSSLPQDDESVLTSLPRVEAPSLENLSVTLTPPEAFTPEQVQARFLELARALATERLRYPSEKVAWGDEVVFDIAGYSRGQLIPFSVRTGEWVRLEAEPLLPGLYESLVGRSPREKVAVDITLPTDYPVESLRGAPARFVVQLWGAREVTYPKLDSPAFLKAFGAASLAEAMKKVVRQMEAEAKQLLLSQVQRQVLATVAGRTRVKVPSHLVDEEIHRRWSATEGKSLTKLGFDETHRDASLQGWLQDPQTRAEVELRLRIALALGAICKRDKLVPTVQRVQKLIQDEANAAGLPLSQVMAALKAEPQNLARIDQMAWHLTAVDHVMSRAKVQIAA; this is encoded by the coding sequence ATGAACTCCATCTCCGTTCCGCTGCTGTCGTCGCTCCCGCAGGATGATGAATCGGTGCTGACCTCCCTTCCCCGGGTGGAAGCCCCTTCACTGGAGAACCTGTCCGTCACCCTGACGCCCCCGGAGGCGTTCACCCCGGAGCAGGTCCAGGCGCGCTTCCTGGAGCTGGCGCGTGCGCTGGCCACCGAGCGTCTCCGCTACCCGAGCGAGAAGGTGGCGTGGGGCGACGAGGTGGTGTTCGACATCGCCGGCTACAGCCGGGGCCAGCTCATCCCCTTCAGCGTGCGCACCGGCGAGTGGGTGCGGCTGGAGGCCGAGCCCCTGCTGCCCGGGCTCTACGAGTCGCTGGTGGGCCGCTCGCCCCGGGAGAAGGTGGCCGTGGACATCACCCTGCCCACCGACTACCCCGTCGAGTCCCTGCGGGGGGCGCCCGCGCGCTTTGTCGTGCAGCTGTGGGGCGCGCGCGAGGTGACGTATCCCAAGCTGGACTCCCCGGCCTTCCTGAAGGCCTTTGGCGCCGCCAGCCTGGCGGAGGCCATGAAGAAGGTCGTGCGCCAGATGGAGGCCGAGGCCAAGCAGCTGCTGCTGAGCCAGGTGCAGCGGCAGGTGCTGGCCACGGTGGCGGGGCGCACGCGGGTGAAGGTGCCCTCGCACCTCGTGGATGAGGAGATCCACCGCCGCTGGAGCGCCACCGAGGGCAAGAGCCTGACCAAGCTGGGCTTCGACGAGACGCACCGGGACGCGTCCCTCCAGGGCTGGCTGCAGGATCCGCAGACGCGGGCCGAGGTGGAGCTGCGGCTGCGCATCGCCCTGGCGCTGGGCGCCATCTGCAAGCGGGACAAGCTGGTCCCCACGGTGCAGCGGGTGCAGAAGCTCATCCAGGACGAGGCCAACGCCGCCGGACTGCCGCTGTCCCAGGTGATGGCCGCCCTGAAGGCCGAGCCCCAGAACCTGGCCCGGATCGACCAGATGGCCTGGCACCTGACGGCGGTGGACCACGTGATGAGCCGGGCCAAGGTCCAGATCGCGGCCTGA